In the Hordeum vulgare subsp. vulgare chromosome 7H, MorexV3_pseudomolecules_assembly, whole genome shotgun sequence genome, one interval contains:
- the LOC123411574 gene encoding cytochrome P450 77A3 encodes MDVNDVLLLASAVVLGLMWWRRCSKTGGVDGLPPGPPGWPVVGNLFQVILQRRPFMYVVRDLREKYGPIFTMRMGQRTLVIVTDADLIHDALVKQGPMFASRPADSPIRLLFSVGKCTVNSAPYGPLWRALRRNFVAEIVSPQRVKGFSWIREWAMGNHLRRIRAEHAKTGAVRMMASCRLTICSILICICFGAKIPDELIVEIEEVLKDVMMISLPKLPDFLPLLTPLFRRELAEAKNLRRRQLNCLLPLVRARREFLRTGGNACKAAGEGNRVIGGVEMMSPPGEAYVDSLFDLEPPGRGKRLGEEELVTLCSEVMSAGTDTSATALEWVMMHLILDPAAQERVYDEVVAKAGKTARITEADVESLPYLQAVVKETFRRHPPSHFVLSHAATRDAELGGYRVPANASVEFYTAWVTENPETWPDPGAWRPERFLEGGEGHDTDITGTRALRMMPFGAGRRICPAATLGVLHIQLTLANMIRELRWTPPAGEGPPDPTETFAFTVVMKNSLRAGIVERNQPPPVAAN; translated from the exons atgGACGTCAACGACGTGCTGCTGCTGGCGTCGGCGGTGGTGCTGGGGCTGATGTGGTGGCGGCGGTGCTCCAAGACGGGCGGCGTGGACGGCCTCCCTCCGGGCCCGCCCGGGTGGCCGGTGGTGGGCAACCTCTTCCAGGTGATCCTCCAGCGCCGCCCCTTCATGTACGTCGTGCGCGACCTCCGGGAGAAGTACGGGCCCATCTTCACCATGCGCATGGGCCAGCGCACCCTCGTCATCGTCACCGACGCCGACCTCATCCACGACGCGCTCGTCAAGCAGGGCCCCATGTTCGCCAGCCGCCCGGCGGACAGCCCCATCCGCCTCCTCTTCAGCGTCGGCAAGTGCACCGTCAACTCCGCGCCCTACGGCCCGCTCTGGCGCGCGCTCCGCCGGAACTTCGTCGCCGAGATCGTGTCGCCGCAGCGGGTCAAGGGCTTCTCGTGGATCCGGGAGTGGGCCATGGGCAACCACCTCCGCCGGATACGCGCGGAGCACGCCAAGACCGGCGCCGTCCGCATGATGGCCAGCTGCCGCCTCACTATCTGCAGCATCCTCATCTGCATCTGCTTCGGCGCCAAGATCCCTGACGAGCTCATCGTGGAGATCGAGGAGGTGCTCAAGGACGTGATGATGATCTCCCTGCCCAAGCTCCCGGACTTCCTGCCCCTCCTCACGCCGCTCTTCCGGAGGGAGCTCGCCGAGGCCAAGAACCTGCGCCGGCGGCAGCTCAACTGCCTGCTGCCGCTGGTGCGCGCGCGGCGGGAGTTCCTCCGGACAGGCGGCAACGCGTGCAAGGCGGCCGGGGAGGGGAACAGGGTGATCGGCGGCGTGGAGATGATGAGCCCGCCCGGGGAGGCGTACGTGGACTCGCTGTTCGACCTAGAGCCGCCGGGCAGAGGGAAGCGGCTCGGCGAGGAGGAGCTGGTCACGCTCTGCTCCGAGGTGATGAGCGCCGGCACCGACACCAGCGCCACCGCGCTGGAGTGGGTCATGATGCACCTCATCCTCGACCCGGCCGCGCAAGAGAGGGTCTACGACGAGGTCGTCGCCAAGGCCGGCAAGACCGCCCGGATCACCGAGGCCGACGTCGAGTCCTTGCCCTACCTGCAG GCGGTGGTGAAGGAGACGTTCCGGCGGCACCCGCCGAGCCACTTCGTGCTGTCGCACGCGGCGACGAGGGACGCCGAGCTGGGCGGGTACAGGGTGCCGGCGAACGCCAGCGTGGAGTTCTACACGGCGTGGGTGACGGAGAACCCGGAGACGTGGCCGGACCCGGGCGCGTGGCGGCCGGAGCGGTTCCTCGAGGGCGGCGAGGGCCACGACACCGACATCACCGGCACGCGCGCGCTCCGCATGATGCCGTTCGGCGCCGGCCGCCGCATCTGCCCGGCCGCCACGCTCGGCGTGCTCCACATCCAGCTCACCCTCGCCAACATGATTCGGGAGCTCCGGTGGACTCCCCCCGCCGGCGAGGGCCCCCCCGACCCCACCGAGACCTTCGCCTTCACCGTCGTCATGAAGAACTCGCTCCGGGCCGGCATCGTCGAGCGCAACCAGCCGCCGCCGGTGGCCGCGAATTGA